GATATTGCAAATTGCATCATGACAATGTGCGTATCTGCCCTTGCTCTTACTACACTTGATGCTGTAGCTCGTATCGGTCGCATGTCCTTCCAAGAACTCTTCACCATTGATAATCCAGAAGAAATGTCTACCATCCAAAAAATCTGTACTAACAAATATTTTTCCACGATTATAACTCTCGTCTTTGGTTATCTCCTCTGTCTTGGTGGATACATGAATATTTGGCCATTATTCGGCGCTGCTAACCAATTACTTTCTGCACTCGTTTTAATCTCTTTAGCAGTATTCTTAAAAACTACAGGTCGTAAAGGTTTTATGCTTTATATTCCAATGATTGTAATGTTCTGCGTAACTTTAACTGCACTTGTTGAATCAATCTATGGCATCTTCGTAAAATTATCTGCTGGTCAATTCGTTTTTGCAGTTGATGGTCTCCAATTAATCTTAGCTATCGCTTTAATGGTACTTGCTATTTCTGTAGCTGTTCATTGTGGTAAAGAACTTATTGGTGTTAAAGACGCTAGTAAAGCAGAATTAAATAACTAAGAAACTAGATAATTAAATAAAAAATGATAGATATTCTCTATATCTATCATTTTTTTATTTATCTTTTCATTTTTTTTGGTATAATTATTCGGAATAACATAATAAAAATAAATTCACCATTAATAATAACTAATAATGATGTTTATTTTTAACGGGAAATTAAAGAGATATCTTCCCTTGATATGCACCCAAAATATTGGACATATTAATTAAGCTATTAATTGAGACTTAGTTCTGTATTCTACGGGACTAAGTCCTTTTAGTTTTATCTTTATCCGTTTTGTATTATAATATTTTATATAAGATTTTAACTCTTTTATAAAATCTTCAACGGATTTAAATTTTTTTAAATAAAACAATTCGCTTTTTAGCAAACCAAAGAAATTTTCTATTACGGCATTATCTAAGCAATTTCCTTTTCGGCTCATGCTTTGGATAATGCCTTTTTCTTTTAATAACTCCTGATATCTTCTATTCTGATACTGCCATCCTTGGTCTGAATGTAGAATTATTCCTTTTGTTTCTTTTATCTTTCTTGTTGCATCTTTTACCATATCTAATACTTGCTTTAGTATTGGTCTTTTCGATATTTTATAACTTATTATTTCTCCGTTATATAAATCTATTATTGGTGATAAATATATTTTTTCATTACATAATGCAAATTCTGTTACATCTGTTGCCCATTTTTCGTTTGGTTTTTCTGCTTTGAAATTTCTATTTAATATATTTTTAGCTATTTTCCCTTCTTGCCCTCTATACGATTTATATTTCTTTGCTCTTACTTTGCATGTTAAATTTTCTTCTTTCATTAATCTCATAACTACTTTATGATTGACTTTTATTCCTTGTTTATGCAGCTGCAAAGTTACTCTTCTATATCCATATCTTCCATGATTTTTATTACAAATATTATGAATTAATGTTTTTAATCCTTTATATTTGTCTTCTTTTGATAATTTTTTTAATGCATCATAATATGTGCTTTTAGCTAATTTTGTATAGTTTAATAGGGCTTTTAGAGTATATTTTTTCCTTAATTTAGCAATTACTAAAACTAGTGTCTTCCTTCCTTTTCCCATTGCTTCATTAAGGCATGCCACTTTTTTAATAAGTCATTTTCCATCCTTAATTGATAAACTTCTTGTTCCAATTGTTCAACATAAGAAAGTTCTTTTTTAGGTTTGTTAAGTTTGTTTTTAGATTTTTTCATAGATGGTCTACCTCGTTTCTTAGAAATTAAGCCAGAAAATCCATAAGAACTATACAACTTTTCCCATGTAGAAATTGTACCAGTATTAGGAATGGAAAATTTGGCTGCTGTTTGATTTAATGATAAATGATGTAGCCATTTATATTCAATAACTTTTTGCTTAAAGATAGGAGTATATTTACGATTTTTATGAAGAAGTTGTGAGATGCCACCATTTTCATAATGAAATATCCATCTACGAAGAGAAGCTGTGTTTGGCATGTTTAGAATTTTAGATACATGAGAAATAGAATCTCCTTTTAAAACCATTTTAATTGCTTTAACTTTAAATTCATTTGAGTATTTAGTCATAAAAAAACTGCACCTCCAAAAGTTGTTTTTTTTGTCCAACTTTTGGGGTGCAGTTCAAAAAGGTGCTGTGGATACAGCTGTTAATGCTGTAAAGAAATTTACCGAAACAGATTTTCCATTTTCTATTGTTCCTAAATCTATCATTTCCATCAAAACTTTTGCAGTTTCAATCCTTCTTCCTGGATAAGCAAATACTCCGTTAAGTGAAACAAAGGGATAAATTTTCCCGCCTGAACTCGACATAACAACTTTGAAATTGCCTGTATTACCGGTATTGTTAGTAAATTTAAGTCTTACGTCCATTTGTACACCGTAATTTCCTGCTAATCCTTTAATTTTAATTTGTCCGGAAGAATCCGTCATCTGGATTAAATCTTTTCCATCAAATGAATCTCCGTCATTACTTGTATCAGTCGTTTTATCTTTACCAAAAGAAATAACTTTTGCCTTATCCTGTTCAGATGAACTCATTGATAAATTTAATGTGAACGTTTCATAAAAACCAGCTCCTACGCCCCTATGCGGGTCCGCTTTATTTCCAGTAACACTTGCTTGTGCTGGTTCAGTAGCATTTCCAGATTTAGTTTCATCAACATAAGCCAAATCAAAGAAAGTAATTGCTGCAGGATTGCCTTGTTTATATGTAATTGATACTCTGCTTATAACACCGAAATTACAGTATGCCGGTATCTGTCTGCTAAAAATATTAGCATATTCATAAGGAGAAAGTGTAATTTTTACCGGACTGTTAGCGGCTGTAAGATAATCTCTCCAAGCATATACGTCAGAAATCCAATTCGGGTCAATAGTAGTACCTATATTTGTAAAGTTTATTTCAATTTCTTTGTCGGTTGGATTATACATCAAAATAAGTGATGTTATCGTTCCTTCATATTCGTTTCTATGCCAAGTATATATTTGACCATTGCCTTTGACTGTTTCACGGCAAAAAAACTTTCCACTATCAGCAAAATCCTTATAATATACACTTTCCGGATTATTTGAGTAAAATAAAAACTCATTTGTATTTACTGCACAACTAATTTTATTTTTCTTTTCTTCGTCTGTAGGATATATTAATTCTAAACTATATTCATCAAACTTATCTACTATTTTAGCCATATAAATTCACTCCTAAAATTAAATTTTTTCTTAATAACCAAAATAAAAACTTTCCCTATCATCTACATTAGGCTGTCTCCACCATATCTGTTTATATGTTTTTGAACCTAAATGTGCATTTAGTAATTGTACCCAGCCTCTTGTTACTTTATCCGGTAATTCCACATAAAGCCATATATCGGAATTGCATCTAAACTCATTTCCTTCTACAAATGACCATGTACTCATTGGTGTACGTCGGTTGTCATTCGGATATTCTATATACATTTCAAAATCAGCTTCTACATCCTGCTTATTTGTATATCCTTCATATTCGGCACATATTTCTTTACGATGGTACGCACTTCTAGCAAAATATGGTGCAGGCATTTTTATTTCATATGATTCTAATCTAAAGAAAGTACCTTTATACCAAACAGTATATGAGCCATACATATTATAAGATATCAAATACATAATATCCCCTGGTTTTAAAATTTTTTCATTGCCAAACTCATCTGTCAAAGTAATATCCTTTATTATTTTGGTTTTTCCCATACGCGGATAAATATAAGCTTTTGCCCCTATAATTGAAACTTTATCATTTCGCTGCATTGTTCCTACTACAGGGCTATTCGGTGAAGGTTCTTTATGAATAGCTGTTTCCTGTCGTGCCGTTATAGTCGGGTTCTTATCCAACTTCAACATTATCCCTGCATATTTTACATCATCCGTTTCAATTACAAGCGGCGGCAATTCATCATTAGCCTGAGCACTTACCGCACTGAAACTTAACAAAATACCGAAACATAATAGCATAGCTAATTTCCTAAACATACAATCACAGCCTTTCTTTCTAATCATAAATAGAATTCCTATTATCATTATATTCTCTATATATTAGAAAATGATGAAAAACTGTATTCATATTTCAATTTTTTGCACAGATAAAGCGAATTTCTTTTGCATTGTCTTCACTCAATCTATGTTCCAAACAATTTGGGCTATGCTGTACATAATATATCTCGCTGTTTTTTATTTCAGTGATAATTGCCAATTTATACCAAATATCAGCATTATTTCTGAACTGAATTAAATCTCCCATTCGGACTGAATTTTTATCTCGACAAATCCGGGCAACAGGTTTATTATTATCAGAATAATAAGCTGAATATTTTGTCATATATTGCACAAACTTTTTCATATCTGTCCATGACTTTGTATGGTGTTTGCGATTTTGCCAGTGCCAACCGCTGTTTTGTTTAATTCCGCCCGTATACCAGCATTGCGATACAAAATTTGTACCGTCCTGCACGAAAAACCAGAAATCATCTTCTGAACCGATATTGGGTACAAGAGCATAATTCAACGCATATTCCACTACTATTTTTCTATCTAATACATCGGCACTGCACCTCCCAGATTTTCTTTGTAACCGATTACATTTAGTTTCTCTGCATTTGAAAATACATGGTATATTATTAATTATATTGAGCCTGTATCTTCTGACTGGAAATAAAAAACAGTTTTATTTGCCCTATATTTCATTAGATTGGAGGAATTTATCTATGAAAAAATTTCTAATAATTTTTAGTTTATTACTGCTGCCCATAAATATCGCCTTTGCCAATTCTGCTACAGAACACGGCACTGACGATATCTATGAAGATTTACTGCACAACAGATATTATCTTGCCTGGTATATGGATATAGATGATATTCTATCAAAATACGATTTACAGCTTAAAAGTTCCGAAGGCTCTGTTTCCGTATACACCTTATCTTTAGCTCAAGATGAACCGTCGCTGACATTTTATTTTGATGAAGATAAATTGTATACCGTCTCTTTGTATTTCAACAAACAGGTTAATCTGCAAAAACAACAGTACGATAATTTTTCCAAATATTATGTCATAAAAAACGGTCTGAATAAAATACTACCATTATCTACCGTCATAATCAGTCAAGACGGCAATACCCTAACATGGCAAAACCAGAAGCCGCCCCAAACCGTATCTTCTGCTACACTTCCTAAAAGCAATCCGCCATACCATTATATCTACAATGATATTTTGAATAATGCTTTTCCCTTAACATGGGGTGATGACTTGACCAAAATAAATGAAATCTACAATCTGAAATATTCCGGCTATGGCGGTAAATATTACAAATCATACGTATTACCAGTAACAGAAAAATATTCGCCTGATGAACCGTTTATTATTTTATATATCTACAATGATAAATTGTACAAAATCGGTCTGTTTTTTGATAAAAAGACAAATTCCATTAAACAGCAGTATGATAACTTCACCAAATACTATCTTATACAGCGCGGTTTCACCAAAAACTTCGGTGAGCCAACCGCTGTAACAAATGACGGAAAACTAACTGTATGGCAAGACACGGCAGTTGATGAAAGCTCCGTACAGGATATTGTCGACGGAGTGCCTGCATTCTATGAAAAATACTTTAATTATTTATATGAAACTCATCAAATATAATATCGCTTCATCTATTTGCTTTATGTTTTTTCATGCGCTATAATGAATTTATAATAATAAAAACAAAACGGCAAGTATTATATTTTCTTTTTTACGCTTCCGACACGTGCTGATACCTTATCATTCATCTTATAGGTGAATAAAGTCGCTATCGTTCAAAAGTGGCTGACTATACTTATCGACAATTAGTCTTTAAGCATAAAAGCGATAACAGCAAGTACAGCGATAAATGCCAATATTGTTGATATGTTGCTGGTAACAACAATATCAATAATCAGCATAATCATATCATTGTAACTCATGCTATCACCTCCCATCATATAAATGACAGGTTCAGCAAGATAAATATAATATTTGCCTTGTTTTTTATTATACCATTATGAGATACGCTAAAAAAGACCTATAAAGCTGTTCATTCAACTTTGATATGCACCCAAAATATTGGACATATTAATTAAGCTACTAATTGAGACTTAGTTCTGTATTCTACGGGACTAAGTCCTTTTAGTTTTATCTTTATCCGTTTTGTATTATAATATTTTATATAAGATTTTAACTCTTTTATAAAATATTCAACGGATTTAAATTTTTTTAAATAGAATAATTCGCTTTTTAGCAAACCAAAGAAATTTTCTATTACGGCATTATCTAAGCAATTTCCTTTTCGGCTCATGCTTTGGATAATGCCTTTTTCTTTTAATAACTTCTGATATCTTCTATTCTGATACTGCCATCCTTGGTCTGAATGTAGAATTATTCCTTTTGTTTCTTTTATCTTTCTTGTTGCATCTTCTACCATATCTAATACTTGCTTTAGTATTGGTCTTTTCGATATTTTATAACTTATTATTTCTCCGTTATATAAATCTATTATTGGTGATAAATATATTTTTTCATTACATAATGCAAATTCTGTTACATCTGTTGCCCATTTTTCGTTTGGTTTTGATGCTTTGAAATTTCTATTTAATATATTTTTGGCTATTTTCCCTTCTTGCCCTCTATATGATTTATATTTCTTTGCTCTTACTTTACATGTTAAATTTTCTTCTTTCATCAATCTCATAACTACTTTATGATTGACTTTTATTCCTTGTTTATGCAGCTGCAAAGTTACTCTTCTATATCCATATCTTCCATGATTTTTATTACAAATATTATGAATTAATGTTTTTAATCCTTTATATTTGTCTTCTTTTGATAATTTTTTTAATGCATCATAATATGTGCTTTTAGCTAATTTTGTATAGTTTAATAGGGCTTTTAGAGTATATTTTTTCCTTAATTTAGCAATTACTAAAACTAGTGTCTTCCTTCCTTTTCCCATTGCTTCATTAAGGCATGCCACTTTTTTAATAGGTCATTTTCCATCCTTAATTGATAATTTTCTTGTTCCAATTGTTCAACATAAGAAAGTTCTTTTTTAGGTTTGTTAACCTTATTTTTAGATTTAGATTTTTTCATAGATGGTCTACCTCGTTTCTTAGCAAGCAAACCAGAAAATCCATAAGAACGATACAACTTTTCCCATGTAGAAATTGTACCAGTATTAGGAATGGAAAATTTGGCTGCTGTTTGATTTAATGATAAATGATGTAGCCATTTATATTCAATAACTTTTTGCTTAAAGATAGGAGTATATTTACGATTTTTATGAAGAAGTTGTGAAATGCCACCATTTTCATAATGAAATATCCATCTGCGAAGAGAAGCTGTATTTGGCATGTTTAGAATTTTAGCTACATGATAAATAGAATCTCCTTTTAAAACCATTTTAATTGCTTTAACTTTAAATTCATTTGAGTATTTAGTCATAAAAAAACTGCACCTCCAAAAGTTGTTTTTTTGTCCAACTTTTGGGGTGCAGTTCAAAAAGGTGCTGTGAATACAGCTGTTAATGCTGTAAAGAAATTTACCGAAACAGATTTTCCATTTTCTATTGTTCCTAAATCTATCATTTCCATCAAAACTTTTGCAGTTTCAATCCTTCTTCCTGGATAAGCAAATACTCCGTTAAGTGAAACAAAGGGATAAATTTTCCCGCCTGAACTCGACATAACAACTTTGAAATTGCCTGTATTACCGGTATTGTTAGTAAATTTAAGTCTTACGTCCATTTGTACACCGTAATTTCCTGCTAATCCTTTAATTTTAATTTGTCCGGAAGAATCCGTCATCTGGATTAAATCTTTTCCATCAAATGAATCTCCGTCATTACTTGTATCAGTCGTTTTATCTTTACCAAAAGAAATAACCTTTGCCTTATCCTGTTCAGATGAACTCATTGATAAATTTAATGTGAACGTTTCATAAAAACCAGCTCCTACGCCCCTATGCGGGTCCGCTTTATTTCCAGTAACACTTGCTTGTGCTGGTTCAGTAGCATTTCCAGATTTAGTTTCATCAACATAAGCCAAATCAAAGAAAGTAATTGCTGCAGGATTGCCTTGTTTATCTGTAATTGATACTCTGCTTATAACACCGAAATTACAGTATGCCGGTATCTGTCTGCTAAAAATATTAGCATATTCATAAGGAGAAAGTGTAATTTTTACCGGACTGTTAGCGGCTGTAAGATAATCTCTCCAAGCATATACGTCAGAAATCCAATTCGGGTCAATAGTAGTACCTATATTTGTAAAGTTTATTTCAATTTCTTTGTCGGTTGGATTATACATCAAAATAAGTGATGTTATCGTTCCTTCATATTCGTTTCATGCCAAGTATATATCTGTCCATTGCCTGTTATGGTTTCTCGCAAAGCCATTTTCCGTTATCGGCTAAATCTTTGTTATATATTTTTTCTGGATTATTTGAATAAAATAAAAATTCATTTGTATTAATCTTACAAGAAATATTATCTATACCTTGTTCCGGATATTTTAATTTATCTTTATAATTATAAACGTTTGATTCATTAATAATATTAGGCATTTACATTTCCTCCTTTAAATTAATAACATCATTATTAAAACCTTCTGCATCTCCTAAAAATTGTTGTCTCCACCAAATCTGTTCATTAGCTCCTAAATACGCATTAGAAAATTGTACCCATCCTTTTTTCTTATTAGCGTTTTCCAGATAAAGCCATACATCCGCATTTCGACGATAATTATATCCGAAGAATATATTTTTCCAAGCAACTGATTCTCCAATATTATCTCCAGAAATAACATATTCCTGATACGGTTTAAAATCATTAGATGTATCTTTTTCACTTATATAACCTTCATATATAGCAGAAAAATTCTCTACGTCTTTATTTGTTAAATAATTATCGGGCATTTTTATGCTTTTATTAGATATAATAAAAAAATTATTTTCATACCAAATAACAGCTGGTGTTTCTGTGGAATAATATATTAAATAGACTGTATTACCTATTTTAGGTACATTATCAATGTTACCACTCAATATCAAATCTGTATTTATATCGTTCACAATTTTTGTCTTTCCCATACGCGGATAAATATATGCTTTTGTTTTAAGTATTGAAACTCGTTCATTCGCTAAAATTTTTCCTACTGTAGAACTATTTAATGATGGTTCTTTATACAAGATAATATCTTCTCTTGTTCTTATTGAAGGATTTTTAGACCAATCAATATTTATTCCTGTATATTTCACATCATCCGTTTCAATAACCAACGGAGGCAGATTATCACCTTCTTTTGTTTCAGATGGACTGGCATTTGCCACTGCGCTAAACGACATTAAACATACAATCATAAGAATAATTAATCGATTAATCATCCGGTTTCCCACCTTTTATAAAATAGTATATTTAATTCATATTAAAATTATATTATAAAAATATTATATCTGATTTAAAAATAAATTAAATTTTAATTAGTAATCATCATACATACACAATAAATACATATGATAACTGTAATAATTACACAAAAAGGCTTATCATTTATTATGATAAGCCTTTCTATTATAACCCAGCCTCTTTTTTATATCGTACCCATTGCATCATATATTCTTTGCCCATAAATTTATCTATTGCCGGCCAGTTTTCGCTGTTTTTCAGCATACTGACCTTAGAAAAAATCTCTGGTGTGTATTTGTCATTCTAAATTAATAAAATTAGTTTGTAAGTAACTTATGAGTATCTGGTGAAAATCCAGTAAAACAGTCTAATGAAAATCCTGTGTAACATTTCCACCAATCAGGCTGTGCATTTGCTCCCGCATATGCATCTGTTATTTGTACCCAACCGGTTACTTTATCGGGCATTTCCAATTGAAGCCAAATATCTGCATTACGTCTACAAACAGGCGGTGTTATAAGATATCGTTTTCCGTCATCATAATATCCACCGTATCTAACAGGTTCATTTACAATATCATTATTAGTAGAATATCCTTCATAAACAGCATAGGTATAACCTTGGTAATAGTTTTGTTCCGGATTGGAATTTATATATGGTATTTTTATACCACTAGACGGTACTACGATAAAATTTCCCTTATACCATACAACACTTTTAAGTCCGCTTTTTTCACTATAAATTACATAAATATCATCTCCAATATTTACATCAGCTGTATTTGTTAAAGCGGCAGATTGTTTTGCCTTTTCTGGTGAAGCAATAATCTTTGTTTTTCCCATACGAGGATAAATATAAGCTTTAACACCTACGATGGGAAACATCTCCTGCTTAACTATTGTTGATGAAGTATATCCGGGAACAATGCCGACGATAGGACTATTATCAGCCGGTTCTTTATGAAGCGATACACTTTTTTGAGCAACTATTCCAGGAGAACCACTCCAATCGATAAAAGCCCCGGCATAGGTCAGATTATCCGTTTCAATAACCAACGGCGGCAGATTATCACCTTCTTTTGCTTTAGGCGAATCGGCATTTGCCACTGCGCTAAACGACATTAAACATACAGTCATAAGAATAATTAATCGATTAATCATCCGGTTTTCCACCTTTCATAAAATAGTATATTTAATTCATATTAAAATTATATTATAAAAATATTATATCTGATTTAAAAATAAATTAAATTTTAATTAGTAATCATCATACATACACAATAAATACATATGATAACTGTAATAATTACACAAAAAGGCTTATCATTTATTATGATAAGCCTTTCCCTTATAACTCAACTTCTTTTTTATATCTTACCCATTGCATCATATATTCTTTACCCATAAATTTATCTATTGCCGGCCAGTTTTCGTTGTTTTTTAACATACTGACTTTAGAAAAAATCTCCGGCGTATATTTATCGTTGCAGATAAAATTATCCCGCATTCCCTGTGCTGTAGGAAAATATCCTATACTGATTAAATCAAGCAATGCTCTGATATGATTAGCAACATTAAATTTTCCTTTGTTTTCCGGAATAGTTCTGTTTTGTTCTATACCGTAATCGCCCCATATACTATGACTGCTATCCCAAAACTTTAGTTTTTTCCAATCAATCGCTGATGTATGCCAGCGCCGAATGTATCTAAATCACACATCAAATTCAAAGCAAATAT
The window above is part of the Megamonas hypermegale genome. Proteins encoded here:
- a CDS encoding IS3 family transposase (programmed frameshift), translated to MTKYSNEFKVKAIKMVLKGDSISHVSKILNMPNTASLRRWIFHYENGGISQLLHKNRKYTPIFKQKVIEYKWLHHLSLNQTAAKFSIPNTGTISTWEKLYSSYGFSGLISKKRGRPSMKKSKNKLNKPKKELSYVEQLEQEVYQLRMENDLLKKWHALMKQWEKEKTLVLVIAKLRKKYTLKALLNYTKLAKSTYYDALKKLSKEDKYKGLKTLIHNICNKNHGRYGYRRVTLQLHKQGIKVNHKVVMRLMKEENLTCKVRAKKYKSYRGQEGKIAKNILNRNFKAEKPNEKWATDVTEFALCNEKIYLSPIIDLYNGEIISYKISKRPILKQVLDMVKDATRKIKETKGIILHSDQGWQYQNRRYQELLKEKGIIQSMSRKGNCLDNAVIENFFGLLKSELFYLKKFKSVEDFIKELKSYIKYYNTKRIKIKLKGLSPVEYRTKSQLIA
- a CDS encoding amidase domain-containing protein, translated to MINNIPCIFKCRETKCNRLQRKSGRCSADVLDRKIVVEYALNYALVPNIGSEDDFWFFVQDGTNFVSQCWYTGGIKQNSGWHWQNRKHHTKSWTDMKKFVQYMTKYSAYYSDNNKPVARICRDKNSVRMGDLIQFRNNADIWYKLAIITEIKNSEIYYVQHSPNCLEHRLSEDNAKEIRFICAKN
- a CDS encoding IS3 family transposase; translated protein: MGKGRKTLVLVIAKLRKKYTLKALLNYTKLAKSTYYDALKKLSKEDKYKGLKTLIHNICNKNHGRYGYRRVTLQLHKQGIKVNHKVVMRLMKEENLTCKVRAKKYKSYRGQEGKIAKNILNRNFKASKPNEKWATDVTEFALCNEKIYLSPIIDLYNGEIISYKISKRPILKQVLDMVEDATRKIKETKGIILHSDQGWQYQNRRYQKLLKEKGIIQSMSRKGNCLDNAVIENFFGLLKSELFYLKKFKSVEYFIKELKSYIKYYNTKRIKIKLKGLSPVEYRTKSQLVA
- a CDS encoding helix-turn-helix domain-containing protein, with translation MTKYSNEFKVKAIKMVLKGDSIYHVAKILNMPNTASLRRWIFHYENGGISQLLHKNRKYTPIFKQKVIEYKWLHHLSLNQTAAKFSIPNTGTISTWEKLYRSYGFSGLLAKKRGRPSMKKSKSKNKVNKPKKELSYVEQLEQENYQLRMENDLLKKWHALMKQWEKEGRH